One part of the Gemmatimonadaceae bacterium genome encodes these proteins:
- a CDS encoding ribosome maturation factor RimP, which yields MLQALQDFVRQEVDALGFDLVEFRRGGTARRPLLDVRIDRRDGTKVTIDDCAHVSRALEPRLDASGMVGDQYVLEVSSPGVERPLRHAGDWRRFAGRRASVSSPAVGGRIEGDIVGLEGDEGREVAVVRDQRGVEHRVPLADVKEARLVFVWNK from the coding sequence ATGCTTCAGGCGCTGCAGGATTTCGTTCGGCAAGAGGTGGACGCCCTGGGGTTTGACCTGGTCGAGTTCCGGAGGGGAGGAACGGCGCGTCGGCCGCTGCTCGATGTTCGCATCGACCGCCGCGACGGGACCAAGGTGACGATCGACGATTGCGCCCACGTGTCCCGCGCGCTCGAGCCCAGGCTCGATGCGTCGGGAATGGTGGGCGATCAGTACGTGCTGGAGGTGTCGTCGCCCGGGGTTGAGCGCCCGCTGCGGCATGCGGGTGACTGGCGTCGCTTTGCCGGGCGTCGGGCGTCGGTCTCGAGCCCCGCGGTCGGGGGGCGTATCGAGGGCGACATCGTGGGGCTGGAAGGAGACGAAGGGCGCGAGGTCGCGGTGGTTCGCGACCAACGCGGTGTGGAGCATCGGGTGCCGCTGGCGGATGTCAAGGAGGCACGTCTCGTGTTCGTCTGGAACAAGTAG
- the gatA gene encoding Asp-tRNA(Asn)/Glu-tRNA(Gln) amidotransferase subunit GatA: protein MTAAELRARVATGDASALAATDASFARATAAGAGRDALNIILWHDREWSRAAAESIDRCVATGVALGALAGVPVVVKDNLATEQLPTTCASRILEGYVSPYEATAVRRLRAAGAVVVGKSNMDEFAMGSSTEHSAYGPTRNPVAPDRVPGGSSGGSAAAVAAGLVPIALGSETGGSVRQPAAFCGVTGIKPTYGRVSRFGLVAFASSLDHVGVFGRTVGDAAMGLQAIAGVDRHDATSVDVPVPPYSDAAAHSLTGLVVGRPREYFPESLDPRMRAVCDAALDALREAGAEVRDVSLPHTELAIPAYYIIAPAEASSNLARFDGARYGMRLTGDGLRGMYEATRSRGFGEEVTRRILLGTYVLSAGYYDAYYRKAMEVRQLIAGDFARLFASGVHLLLTPTTPTPAFSLGAVSDPYEMYLSDIFTVTANLAGIPAMSVPAGFVDGLPVGAQLMAPHFGEATMLGAAFALERALGVGGRR, encoded by the coding sequence CTGACGGCAGCAGAGCTGCGCGCCCGCGTTGCCACTGGCGATGCCTCGGCGCTCGCCGCGACCGATGCATCGTTCGCCCGCGCCACTGCCGCCGGCGCCGGACGCGACGCGCTCAACATCATCCTCTGGCACGATCGCGAATGGTCGCGCGCCGCCGCCGAGTCGATCGATCGCTGCGTGGCAACCGGCGTTGCATTGGGGGCGCTGGCCGGCGTCCCGGTGGTGGTGAAGGACAACCTCGCCACCGAACAGCTCCCCACCACCTGCGCCTCACGCATCCTCGAAGGCTACGTCTCGCCGTACGAGGCCACTGCGGTGCGCCGGCTGCGCGCGGCAGGAGCCGTCGTCGTCGGCAAGTCCAACATGGACGAGTTCGCGATGGGCTCGTCCACCGAGCACTCGGCGTACGGCCCCACCCGCAACCCCGTCGCCCCCGATCGTGTTCCCGGAGGCTCGTCTGGCGGATCGGCTGCCGCCGTCGCCGCCGGCCTCGTCCCCATCGCGTTAGGCTCGGAGACCGGTGGATCGGTGCGACAGCCCGCCGCCTTCTGCGGCGTCACCGGCATCAAGCCGACCTACGGCCGTGTGAGCCGCTTTGGCCTCGTGGCCTTTGCCAGCTCGCTGGACCACGTCGGGGTCTTTGGCCGCACCGTGGGCGATGCCGCCATGGGCCTGCAGGCCATTGCCGGCGTCGATCGTCACGACGCCACGAGTGTGGACGTCCCCGTGCCGCCCTACAGCGACGCTGCAGCGCACTCGCTGACTGGTCTCGTCGTTGGCCGCCCGCGCGAGTACTTCCCGGAGTCGCTCGACCCCCGCATGCGCGCCGTGTGCGATGCGGCGCTCGACGCCCTGCGCGAGGCCGGCGCCGAGGTGCGCGACGTCTCGCTGCCGCACACCGAGCTGGCCATTCCCGCGTACTACATCATCGCCCCCGCCGAGGCTTCGTCCAACCTTGCCCGATTCGATGGTGCACGCTACGGGATGCGCCTGACGGGTGACGGGCTGCGCGGGATGTACGAGGCCACGCGTTCCCGCGGCTTCGGGGAAGAGGTCACGCGGCGCATCCTGCTGGGGACCTACGTCCTCTCTGCCGGCTACTACGATGCGTACTATCGCAAGGCGATGGAGGTGCGGCAGCTCATTGCGGGCGACTTCGCGCGCCTCTTCGCCTCGGGCGTGCACCTGCTCCTCACCCCCACCACGCCTACGCCGGCCTTCTCGCTGGGCGCGGTGAGCGACCCGTACGAGATGTACCTGAGTGACATCTTCACCGTGACGGCCAACCTGGCGGGGATCCCGGCCATGTCCGTCCCCGCGGGCTTCGTCGACGGGCTCCCGGTGGGGGCACAGCTCATGGCGCCGCACTTTGGCGAGGCGACCATGCTGGGGGCGGCCTTCGCCCTCGAGCGCGCGTTAGGCGTGGGCGGGAGACGATGA
- a CDS encoding zinc dependent phospholipase C family protein, whose amino-acid sequence MSRLTTVMLLGACALLILLPSTALAWTPGTHVFLGEALLRSLHLLPPALGELLRAFPYEFLYGSIAADTSIAKKYAAAGRHCHSWMVGFEILDRARDEPLRAFSFGYLAHLAADVVAHNYFVPRQLAVTSSTAALGHSYWENRFETHLGERSARRARELILLDHSRSDGHLDRILSPTIFSTPTNRRIFRGMVRVTDMESWQRIFQLASEHSRWDLPNDQVGIYLARSFDYVVDLLNRRDAAEPYAFDPSGDLRLRLAKRVRREALRLGGEDRLLEDADRHFGMPASTLAHAAALATPLFGEGAPEQSLREDTSPAPAPAGG is encoded by the coding sequence GTGTCGCGATTGACCACCGTGATGCTGCTGGGCGCGTGCGCGCTCCTCATCCTCCTCCCCTCCACGGCGCTGGCGTGGACGCCGGGGACGCACGTCTTCCTGGGGGAGGCGCTGCTGCGCTCGTTGCACCTGCTGCCGCCAGCACTGGGCGAGTTGCTCCGCGCGTTTCCGTACGAGTTCCTGTACGGTTCCATTGCGGCCGACACGTCGATCGCGAAGAAGTACGCGGCGGCCGGGCGCCACTGCCATTCGTGGATGGTGGGGTTCGAGATCCTCGATCGGGCACGCGACGAGCCGCTGCGCGCCTTCTCGTTTGGCTACCTGGCACACCTGGCCGCCGACGTCGTGGCCCACAACTACTTCGTTCCCCGGCAGCTGGCGGTCACCTCCAGCACCGCGGCGTTAGGGCACAGCTATTGGGAGAACCGCTTCGAGACGCACCTTGGCGAGCGCTCGGCGCGGCGTGCGCGGGAGCTGATCCTCCTCGACCACTCGCGCAGCGACGGTCACCTGGACCGGATCCTGAGCCCGACCATCTTCAGCACCCCGACCAATCGCCGCATCTTTCGCGGCATGGTGCGCGTGACGGACATGGAGTCGTGGCAGCGGATCTTCCAGCTGGCAAGCGAGCATTCGCGTTGGGACCTTCCCAACGACCAGGTGGGGATCTATCTCGCGCGCTCGTTCGACTACGTGGTGGACCTGCTCAATCGGCGGGACGCGGCGGAGCCGTATGCGTTCGACCCGTCCGGAGACCTGCGCTTGCGGCTGGCGAAGCGGGTGCGGCGCGAGGCGTTGCGCCTGGGGGGCGAGGATCGCCTGCTCGAGGATGCGGATCGCCACTTCGGCATGCCGGCCTCCACGCTCGCGCACGCCGCGGCGCTGGCCACGCCACTGTTCGGTGAGGGGGCACCGGAGCAGTCACTGCGCGAGGACACGTCCCCCGCCCCGGCACCCGCCGGCGGTTAG
- a CDS encoding polyphenol oxidase family protein → MTIAGHIGPAGSAPGRPDLEPVPGFEALGVIAFTTTRARGDFALDSREPARDVFGRWQGLMDMLSPHATRLAFARQVHGDRVLLHEGGWSGWMRATDADAHVTLAPATALAVTVADCVPVFLAHPTGAVAVVHSGWRGTVAKVASRAVQRLVEAGAPAHELHAHCGPSICGGCYEVSSEVYAELTGRAVAAPTPVDLRALIADDLRAAGVRDISISPWCTRCDNTRFYSHRCGDAGRQVGVIARI, encoded by the coding sequence GTGACCATCGCCGGCCACATTGGCCCGGCGGGGAGCGCGCCGGGGCGCCCCGACCTCGAACCCGTGCCCGGTTTCGAAGCGTTAGGGGTGATTGCCTTCACGACCACGCGCGCGCGCGGTGACTTCGCCCTCGACTCGCGGGAGCCGGCGCGCGACGTCTTCGGTCGCTGGCAAGGGCTGATGGACATGCTGTCGCCGCACGCGACGCGCCTGGCGTTCGCGCGCCAGGTGCACGGTGATCGCGTCCTCCTGCACGAGGGGGGATGGAGCGGCTGGATGCGCGCCACCGATGCAGATGCGCACGTGACGCTGGCGCCGGCAACGGCGCTGGCGGTGACCGTCGCCGACTGCGTCCCCGTCTTCCTCGCCCATCCCACGGGAGCGGTCGCCGTGGTGCACTCGGGGTGGCGCGGGACGGTGGCGAAAGTCGCATCGCGCGCCGTACAGCGACTGGTCGAGGCCGGCGCGCCGGCACACGAACTCCACGCGCACTGTGGTCCGTCGATCTGCGGCGGCTGTTACGAGGTCTCGAGCGAGGTGTATGCGGAGCTGACAGGTCGCGCCGTCGCCGCGCCGACGCCGGTCGACTTGCGCGCCCTCATCGCCGACGACCTGCGCGCCGCCGGCGTCCGCGATATCTCGATCAGCCCCTGGTGCACGCGCTGCGATAACACGCGCTTCTATTCGCATCGCTGCGGCGATGCCGGGCGGCAGGTCGGCGTCATCGCCCGCATCTGA
- the gatB gene encoding Asp-tRNA(Asn)/Glu-tRNA(Gln) amidotransferase subunit GatB: MSHPAWELVIGLEVHVQLRTDTKIFCGCPTDFGAPPNANTCPVCLALPGALPVLNAHAVQLAVRAALALECRVHPVSVFARKNYFYPDLPKGYQISQFDQPIATAGRLAIGTAADGTARVIGITRAHMEEDAGKSVHDRFPGETAIDLNRAGTPLIEIVSEPDLRTPAEAREYCTRLKEILEYSGVSDANMEEGSLRVDANVSIRPHGSSALGTKTEIKNMNSFSGVERAIAAEFARQVALVEAGERLVQQTLLWDANRNEVRPARSKEGSHDYRYFPEPDLPPLVLSHAYVDAQQAALPELPAARRARIIDRYALPAYDAGVLTANRAIADYYEEVARTLGDGKTAANWVMGELLAYLHNADVTIEAFRVAPAELAALLVLVRDGTISNSAAKKIFQHMAQDGGSPRAIAEREGLLQVSDDGALAAWVDAVWSAHPDEVARLAAGEKKLLGVLVGAVMKASGGRADPRKVNQLIATKLAERTA, encoded by the coding sequence ATGAGCCACCCGGCCTGGGAACTCGTCATCGGGCTCGAGGTGCACGTCCAGCTCCGGACGGACACCAAGATCTTCTGCGGCTGTCCCACCGATTTCGGCGCGCCGCCCAACGCCAACACGTGCCCGGTGTGCCTGGCGCTCCCCGGCGCGCTCCCCGTGCTCAACGCGCACGCGGTGCAGCTGGCGGTGCGCGCCGCGCTCGCCCTGGAGTGCAGGGTGCACCCCGTCTCGGTCTTCGCGCGCAAGAACTACTTCTATCCCGACCTCCCCAAGGGATACCAGATCTCGCAGTTCGACCAGCCCATCGCGACGGCCGGCCGACTCGCGATCGGTACGGCAGCGGACGGGACGGCGCGCGTCATCGGGATCACGCGAGCGCACATGGAGGAGGACGCCGGCAAGTCGGTGCACGACCGCTTCCCGGGTGAAACCGCCATCGACCTCAATAGGGCGGGGACCCCGCTCATCGAGATCGTTTCCGAGCCGGACCTGCGCACCCCGGCCGAGGCGCGCGAGTACTGCACCCGCCTCAAGGAGATCCTCGAGTACAGCGGCGTCTCCGACGCCAACATGGAGGAGGGCTCGCTGCGCGTCGACGCCAACGTCTCCATCCGCCCGCACGGATCGTCCGCGTTAGGCACCAAGACCGAGATCAAGAACATGAACTCGTTCTCCGGGGTCGAGCGCGCGATCGCGGCGGAGTTCGCCCGCCAGGTGGCGCTGGTCGAGGCGGGAGAGCGCCTGGTGCAGCAGACACTCCTGTGGGATGCCAACCGGAACGAGGTGCGCCCGGCGCGCAGCAAGGAAGGGAGTCACGACTATCGGTACTTCCCGGAGCCCGACCTGCCACCGCTCGTCCTCTCGCATGCCTATGTCGACGCACAACAGGCGGCACTTCCCGAACTCCCCGCCGCCCGCCGCGCGCGCATCATCGATCGGTATGCGCTCCCCGCCTACGATGCCGGTGTCCTCACCGCTAACCGCGCCATTGCCGACTACTACGAGGAGGTGGCGCGCACACTCGGCGACGGAAAGACCGCGGCCAACTGGGTCATGGGCGAGCTCCTCGCGTACCTCCACAATGCCGACGTGACGATCGAGGCGTTCCGCGTGGCCCCCGCCGAACTCGCCGCGCTCCTTGTCCTCGTGCGCGACGGAACCATCTCGAACAGCGCGGCGAAGAAGATCTTCCAGCACATGGCGCAGGACGGCGGTTCTCCGCGCGCCATCGCCGAGCGCGAGGGGCTGCTGCAGGTGAGCGACGACGGCGCGCTTGCCGCGTGGGTCGACGCCGTGTGGTCGGCGCATCCGGACGAGGTCGCGCGCCTGGCGGCCGGTGAGAAGAAGCTCCTCGGCGTGCTCGTCGGCGCCGTCATGAAGGCGTCCGGAGGGCGGGCAGACCCGCGCAAGGTCAACCAGTTGATCGCGACGAAGCTGGCAGAGCGCACCGCCTGA
- a CDS encoding ribosomal L7Ae/L30e/S12e/Gadd45 family protein produces MDASTERRLLGLLGLGVRGRGAIVGVDRVREAAKKGLLAVAVVAPDASRHSRDKVVPLLEARRIRIIEGPSAAALGNAVGREATAVVGVTDRALASGVLALCGAGNDGDTGPARAR; encoded by the coding sequence ATGGATGCGTCCACGGAGCGACGGTTGCTCGGGTTGCTGGGGCTCGGCGTGCGTGGGCGCGGCGCGATCGTGGGAGTCGACCGTGTGCGTGAGGCGGCGAAGAAAGGGCTGCTCGCAGTGGCAGTCGTTGCGCCTGACGCTTCGCGGCATTCGCGGGACAAGGTCGTGCCGCTCCTCGAGGCACGGCGCATACGAATCATCGAGGGGCCCTCGGCGGCAGCGTTAGGCAACGCCGTGGGGCGAGAGGCGACGGCCGTGGTCGGGGTCACCGATCGTGCGCTGGCGTCGGGCGTGCTCGCGCTGTGTGGCGCGGGCAATGATGGGGACACGGGTCCGGCACGGGCCCGCTAG
- the nusA gene encoding transcription termination factor NusA gives MSGTAEILTAIRELSNLKGLDRTELHGLLQDGIHAALAKKHGANVQAEVEIDENRGDIRIVLLKTVVAEVTDPSRETSLEEAQFEDPEFQVGDVMEIPVDFAEFGRSAVQAAKQRIIQRVREGERTKIRDEFANRVGELLSGAVQQIERGKLVIILNKFGEAEAIMPYREQNHRDHYHQGDPIRAALKRVEETPKGPRLILSRADPLFVKALFKLEVPEIQQGIVEIRAAAREVGSRTKIAVWSRDDAIDPVGACVGLKGARVQAVVNELSGERIDIVPWSADPERFAKLALAPAKVARVFSDPEGKAIQAVVDEDQLSLAIGRNGQNVRLASELTGWKIDLYSSREWLERSEGPIFAPLPEEQDAADVKLAELGGMPPATVAILEEAGYRTLNDIIDLEREDFLRLPGIAPEEADRIMGIVNELTTDEEGNGDGPAGA, from the coding sequence ATGTCCGGAACCGCAGAGATTCTCACCGCAATTCGCGAGCTGTCCAACCTCAAGGGGCTGGACCGCACGGAATTGCATGGATTGTTGCAGGACGGCATTCACGCCGCCCTCGCCAAGAAGCATGGCGCCAATGTGCAGGCCGAGGTCGAGATCGACGAGAACCGGGGGGACATCCGCATCGTCCTCCTCAAGACCGTCGTGGCCGAGGTCACCGACCCCTCGCGCGAAACGTCGCTCGAGGAGGCGCAGTTCGAGGACCCGGAGTTCCAGGTCGGCGACGTGATGGAGATCCCGGTCGACTTCGCCGAGTTTGGGCGCAGCGCCGTGCAGGCGGCCAAGCAGCGCATCATCCAGCGCGTCCGTGAGGGCGAGCGCACCAAGATCCGCGACGAATTCGCCAACCGCGTCGGCGAACTCCTCTCGGGGGCGGTGCAACAGATCGAGCGCGGCAAGCTGGTGATCATCCTCAACAAGTTCGGCGAAGCGGAGGCGATCATGCCGTACCGCGAGCAGAACCACCGCGATCACTACCATCAGGGCGACCCCATTCGCGCCGCGCTCAAGCGCGTGGAGGAGACGCCCAAGGGGCCGCGCCTGATCCTGAGCCGTGCCGACCCACTCTTCGTGAAGGCGCTCTTCAAGCTCGAGGTCCCGGAAATCCAGCAGGGCATCGTCGAGATCCGCGCCGCCGCCCGTGAGGTGGGGAGCCGCACCAAGATTGCCGTCTGGTCGCGCGACGACGCGATCGACCCGGTGGGGGCGTGCGTCGGCCTCAAGGGGGCGCGCGTGCAAGCCGTGGTGAACGAACTCAGCGGCGAGCGCATCGACATCGTGCCATGGTCGGCCGATCCCGAGCGCTTTGCCAAGCTGGCGCTGGCGCCGGCCAAGGTGGCGCGCGTCTTCTCCGATCCGGAGGGAAAGGCGATCCAGGCGGTGGTGGACGAGGACCAGCTCTCGCTGGCCATCGGACGCAACGGGCAGAACGTGCGCCTGGCGTCGGAGCTGACGGGGTGGAAGATCGACCTGTACTCGAGCCGCGAATGGCTGGAGCGCAGCGAAGGGCCGATCTTTGCCCCGCTCCCCGAGGAACAGGATGCGGCGGACGTGAAGCTCGCCGAGCTCGGAGGGATGCCGCCGGCGACGGTGGCCATCCTCGAAGAGGCGGGATACCGTACCTTGAACGACATCATCGATCTGGAGCGCGAGGATTTCCTGCGACTCCCCGGCATCGCGCCGGAGGAAGCCGATCGCATCATGGGAATCGTGAACGAACTCACGACCGATGAGGAAGGAAACGGCGACGGTCCGGCCGGGGCGTAG
- the murA gene encoding UDP-N-acetylglucosamine 1-carboxyvinyltransferase → MSSVQYIVEGGHRLSGSIEPAGNKNAALPIIAAALLTPHEVTLENVPRIRDTEILVQLLQAVGARAEWTATNTLVIEAREIRTEELDPDLCAKIRASILLAGPLLARCGHVVLPPPGGDVIGRRRVDTHFLAFEQLGATVSATDRYEFRATALRGADVFLDEPSVTATENALMAAVAATGTTVLRNAASEPHVQDLAHFLVAMGARIEGIGTNTMSVHGPATLGGARHRIGPDHIEVGSFIGLAAVTQSTLRVVRAGVEHLRSTRMGFERLGIHCEVEGEDLIIPAEQSRVIRSDLGGHVPKLEDQPWPAFPADVMSIAIVTATQCEGMVLMFEKMFESRLFFVDKLIAMGARIVLCDPHRAIVSGPTKLRAARVESPDIRAGMAMLLAAMCAEGTSTINNATQIERGYERIDERLNALGARITRVPARA, encoded by the coding sequence ATGTCATCAGTGCAGTACATCGTGGAGGGCGGACACCGCCTCTCCGGCAGCATCGAACCAGCCGGCAACAAGAACGCCGCGCTTCCCATCATCGCCGCGGCGCTGCTCACCCCGCACGAGGTCACGCTCGAGAACGTGCCGCGCATCCGCGACACGGAGATCCTCGTGCAGCTGCTGCAGGCGGTCGGGGCGCGCGCCGAGTGGACGGCCACCAACACGCTGGTCATCGAGGCCAGGGAGATTCGCACCGAAGAACTCGACCCCGACCTGTGCGCCAAGATCCGCGCGTCGATCCTCCTGGCCGGCCCGCTCCTGGCGCGCTGCGGACACGTGGTCCTGCCGCCGCCGGGAGGCGACGTCATCGGGCGCCGGCGCGTCGACACGCACTTCCTGGCGTTCGAGCAGTTGGGGGCGACGGTGTCGGCCACGGATCGCTACGAGTTCCGCGCCACTGCGCTGCGCGGCGCGGATGTCTTCCTCGACGAGCCGAGCGTGACGGCGACCGAGAACGCGCTCATGGCGGCGGTCGCCGCGACGGGAACCACCGTGCTGCGCAACGCCGCGTCGGAGCCGCACGTGCAGGACCTCGCGCACTTCCTCGTTGCGATGGGGGCAAGGATCGAAGGGATCGGGACGAACACGATGTCGGTGCACGGCCCGGCGACGCTGGGGGGCGCGCGACACCGCATCGGCCCCGACCACATCGAGGTTGGCTCCTTCATCGGGCTGGCCGCCGTCACGCAGTCGACGCTCCGCGTGGTCAGGGCCGGCGTCGAGCACCTGCGCTCCACGCGCATGGGCTTCGAGCGGCTGGGCATTCATTGCGAGGTCGAGGGGGAGGATCTCATCATCCCCGCCGAGCAGTCGCGCGTGATCAGGTCCGACCTGGGTGGGCACGTCCCCAAACTCGAGGACCAGCCGTGGCCCGCCTTCCCGGCCGACGTGATGTCGATCGCCATCGTCACCGCGACGCAGTGCGAGGGGATGGTGCTGATGTTCGAGAAGATGTTCGAGTCGCGCCTCTTTTTCGTCGACAAGCTCATCGCGATGGGGGCGCGCATCGTGCTGTGCGACCCGCACCGGGCCATCGTCTCGGGACCGACGAAGCTCCGCGCGGCGCGCGTCGAGTCGCCCGACATCCGCGCCGGCATGGCGATGCTGCTCGCCGCGATGTGCGCCGAGGGGACGAGCACGATCAACAACGCCACGCAGATCGAACGCGGCTACGAGCGCATCGACGAACGGTTGAATGCGTTAGGCGCGCGCATCACGCGCGTCCCCGCACGGGCGTGA